One region of Labrus mixtus chromosome 1, fLabMix1.1, whole genome shotgun sequence genomic DNA includes:
- the LOC132972541 gene encoding general transcription factor IIF subunit 2-like isoform X1 — protein sequence MRVVVSLKSYQHFIIKKMSEKGEVDLTGAKQNTGVWLVKVPKYLAQQWAKATGRGEVGKLRICKKGNLGKAEVSFTLNEELTVIEGIEDKTVSAPREHPFTMQSVGGQTLAVFTENSSGQSEERSDGSSSVSGAGAGPDKIALEGVVVQRAECRPAVSESYMRLKRLQIEESSKPVRLSQQLQSPVTNNYKPVANHTYNLEYDRKKKEEGKRARADKQQVLDMLFSAFEKHQYYNIKDLVDITKQPVIYLKEILRDIGIYNVKGTHKNTWELKPEYRHYQGEEKTDE from the exons ATGCGTGTGGTAGTCTCATTGAAAAGCTatcaacattttattattaaaaaaatgtcagaaaaaggaGAAGTGGATTTAACTGGTGCCAAGCAGAACACGGGCGTGTGGCTTGTTAAG GTCCCCAAATACCTCGCTCAGCAATGGGCAAAAGCGACAGGCAGAGGAGAGGTCGGAAAACTTCGAATCTGCaa gaaAGGAAACTTAGGAAAAGCAGAG GTGTCTTTCACTTTGAATGAAGAGTTGACTGTGATTGAGGGCATTGAAGATAAGACGGTGTCTGCACCTCGTGAGCACCCGTTCACCATGCAGTCAGTCGGAGGTCAGACGCTGGCCGTCTTCACTGAAAATTCATCGG GCCAGTCAGAAGAGAGATCTGATGGCAGCAGCTCAGTTTCGGGGGCGGGGGCAGGCCCAG ATAAAATAGCTTTGGAGGGAGTGGTGGTGCAGAGAGCAGAGTGCAGACCTGCTGTCAGTGAAAGCTACATGAGACTGAAGAG GTTACAAATTGAGGAGTCCTCTAAGCCAGTCAGGCTGTCACAACAGTTGCAAAGTCCAGTCACCAACAACTACAAACCTGTTGCCAACCATACTTACAAT ctcgaGTATGAcaggaaaaagaaggaggagggcaAGAGAGCCAGAGCTGACAAACAGCAGGTGTTGgacatgttgttttctgcttttgaGAAGCACCAGTACTACAACATCAAAGACCTGGTGGACATCACCAAACAGCCTGTG ATTTACCTGAAAGAAATCTTGCGTGATATTGGCATCTACAACGTGAAGGGAACACACAAGAATACCTGGGAGCTCAAGCCAGAATACCGACATTACCAAGGAGAGGAAAAGACTGACGAATAG
- the LOC132972541 gene encoding general transcription factor IIF subunit 2-like isoform X2, whose protein sequence is MRVVVSLKSYQHFIIKKMSEKGEVDLTGAKQNTGVWLVKVPKYLAQQWAKATGRGEVGKLRICKKGNLGKAEVSFTLNEELTVIEGIEDKTVSAPREHPFTMQSVGGQTLAVFTENSSDKIALEGVVVQRAECRPAVSESYMRLKRLQIEESSKPVRLSQQLQSPVTNNYKPVANHTYNLEYDRKKKEEGKRARADKQQVLDMLFSAFEKHQYYNIKDLVDITKQPVIYLKEILRDIGIYNVKGTHKNTWELKPEYRHYQGEEKTDE, encoded by the exons ATGCGTGTGGTAGTCTCATTGAAAAGCTatcaacattttattattaaaaaaatgtcagaaaaaggaGAAGTGGATTTAACTGGTGCCAAGCAGAACACGGGCGTGTGGCTTGTTAAG GTCCCCAAATACCTCGCTCAGCAATGGGCAAAAGCGACAGGCAGAGGAGAGGTCGGAAAACTTCGAATCTGCaa gaaAGGAAACTTAGGAAAAGCAGAG GTGTCTTTCACTTTGAATGAAGAGTTGACTGTGATTGAGGGCATTGAAGATAAGACGGTGTCTGCACCTCGTGAGCACCCGTTCACCATGCAGTCAGTCGGAGGTCAGACGCTGGCCGTCTTCACTGAAAATTCATCGG ATAAAATAGCTTTGGAGGGAGTGGTGGTGCAGAGAGCAGAGTGCAGACCTGCTGTCAGTGAAAGCTACATGAGACTGAAGAG GTTACAAATTGAGGAGTCCTCTAAGCCAGTCAGGCTGTCACAACAGTTGCAAAGTCCAGTCACCAACAACTACAAACCTGTTGCCAACCATACTTACAAT ctcgaGTATGAcaggaaaaagaaggaggagggcaAGAGAGCCAGAGCTGACAAACAGCAGGTGTTGgacatgttgttttctgcttttgaGAAGCACCAGTACTACAACATCAAAGACCTGGTGGACATCACCAAACAGCCTGTG ATTTACCTGAAAGAAATCTTGCGTGATATTGGCATCTACAACGTGAAGGGAACACACAAGAATACCTGGGAGCTCAAGCCAGAATACCGACATTACCAAGGAGAGGAAAAGACTGACGAATAG
- the gpalpp1 gene encoding GPALPP motifs-containing protein 1 yields MSSDKVIGPPLPPMFRKEESDEDSDSEDGFSGPALPPGYKRGGPSSSSDDSEQEVSFKRAKTKHTAAEEVEKTNSQEEEDDDDDGFFGPALPPGFKKQQSSPERPPVLGPALPPGFRRAAYENDDDDDDDNSEDGEGFPGPALPPGYRAESSSSEGEDDVIGPMPSKGDIQDSVALDFERRAKRMKDKLTGEETPEVLARETWMTELPPELQHIGLGARTFKKKSGPENKDRSIWTDTPEDRERKIRERLERKQKGEEEVDEKVPKLSRKDLEMADKVSKYNETKRAESLMTLHTKTMKEKAKEKADIPVERKPFDRDADLQVNRFDDAQKERLLKKSQELNTRFSHSKDRMFL; encoded by the exons ATGTCGTCTGATAAAGTAATCGGGCCTCCCTTACCCCCTATGTTCAGAAAGGAGGAGAGCGATGAAGACTCAGACTCTGAAGATGGAT TCTCTGGCCCTGCTTTACCTCCCGGGTATAAACGAGGAGGACCGTCGAGCTCATCGGACGACAGTGAACAGGAGGTGTCGTTCAAAAGagctaaaacaaaacacacagctgcagaaga GGTGGAGAAGACAAattcacaagaagaagaagatgatgatgatgatggtttcttTGGACCAGCTCTGCCACCAGGTTTTAAGAAACAACAGAGTTCACCAGAAAG GCCACCTGTGCTGGGACCCGCTTTACCTCCTGGGTTTCGCAGAGCAGCATACGAgaacgacgacgacgacgatgatgataACAGTGAGGACGGAGAGGGTTTCCCAGGGCCGGCACTTCCACCGGGCTACAGGGCTGAGTCCTCCAGCAGCGAAGGAGAGGATGATGTGATCGGACCCATGCCATCCAAAGGAGATATTCAAGACTCTGTGGCACTGGATTTTGAGCGAAGAGCAAAAAGGATGAAGGACAAGCTGACAGGAGAA gAGACCCCCGAGGTTCTGGCTCGAGAAACATGGATGACAGAGCTCCCACCAGAACTGCAGCACATTGGCTTGGGGGCTCGAACCTTCAAGAAGAAGTCGGGTCCAGAGAACAAAGATCGCTCCATTTGGACAGATACGCCAGAAGACCGGGAGCGTAAGATCAGG GAACGCCTTGAACGAAAGCAGAAGGGTGAAGAAGAAGTTGATGAAAAAGTTCCAAAACTCTCCAGGAAGGACTTGGAAATGGCAGATAAAGTTTCTAAATATAAT GAAACGAAACGTGCCGAGTCTCTGATGACTTTGCACACCAAAACAATGAAGGAAAAAGCGAAGGAGAAGGCTGACATACCGGTGGAGAGGAAGCCATTCGATAGGGATGCAGACCTGCAGGTGAATCGCTTTGATGATGCGCAGAAGGAGCGCCTCCTTAAGAAATCTCAGGAACTTAACACGCGTTTCTCCCACAGCAAAGATCGAATGTTCTTGTGA
- the ercc3 gene encoding general transcription and DNA repair factor IIH helicase subunit XPB, translating into MGKKDKGDRDKRSKKRVYEEEEDEEEVAGSESQEAIPAAAGKQVDESSTRLDEYGAKDYRAQMTLKNDHSSRPLWVAPDGHIFLEAFSPVYKYAQDFLVAIAEPVCRPNHVHEYKLTAYSLYAAVSVGLQTSDIVEYLQKLSKTSVPDGIVQFIKLCTVSYGKVKLVLKHNRYFVESAFPEVIQRLLQDNVIRECRLRTADGADTELITEVIHSKSAISKSVQDKGSTSTSEQPADGQTATQQVPEDIYSYYEQMDKEEEEEEETQTVSFEIRQEMIEELQKRCIQLEYPLLAEYDFRNDTVNPDINIDLKPTAVLRPYQEKSLRKVFGNGRARSGVIVLPCGAGKSLVGVTAACTVRKRCLVLGNSSVSVEQWKAQFKMWSTIDDSQICRFTSDAKDKPIGCSVAISTYSMLGHTTKRSWEAERVMEWMRSQEWGLIILDEVHTIPARMFRRVLTIVQAHCKLGLTATLVREDDKIVDLNFLIGPKLFEANWMELQNNGYIAKVQCAEVWCPMSPEFYREYVAIKTKKRILFYTMNPNKFRACQFLIRFHERRNDKIIVFADNVFALKEYAIRLNKPYIYGPTSQGERMQILQNFKHNPKINTIFISKVGDTSFDLPEANVLIQISSHGGSRRQEAQRLGRVLRAKKGMVAEEYNAYFYSLVSQDTQEMAYSTKRQRFLVDQGYSFKVITKLAGMEEEDLMFSSRDDQQQLLQKVLAASDLDAEEEIVAGELGARPQFSRRTGTMSSMSGADDTVYMEYQSRGSKSALGKGIHPLFKRFRK; encoded by the exons ATGGGTAAAAAGGATAAAGGAGATCGGG ACAAGAGGTCCAAAAAGCGTGTgtatgaggaagaagaagatgaagaagaggttgCAGGCAGTGAGTCTCAGGAGGCCATACCTGCTGCTGCAGGCAAGCAGGTGGACGAGTCCAGTACCAGGCTGGATGAGTACGGAGCCAAAGACTACCGCGCTCAGATGACGCTGAAGAACGATCACTCTTCTCGCCCCCTCTGGGTG gctCCGGATGGACACATCTTTCTGGAAGCCTTCTCACCAGTGTACAAGTATGCTCAGGATTTCTTGGTGGCCATCGCAGAGCCAGTGTGCAGGCCTAACCATGTCCACGAGTACAAGCTGACGGCCTACTCCCTGTACGCAGCTGTCAGCGTGGGGCTGCAGACCTCTGATATTGTGGAGTACCTGCAGAAACTCAGCAAGACGTCCGTACCTGACGGAATCGTGCAGTTCATTAAG CTCTGCACAGTGAGCTATGGCAAAGTCAAGCTGGTGCTGAAGCACAATAG GTATTTTGTTGAGAGTGCCTTCCCTGAAGTGATCCAGCGCCTCCTGCAGGACAATGTGATCCGGGAATGTCGCCTCCGCACCGCAGACGGAGCGGATACAGAGCTTATTACTGAAGTCATCCACAGCAAGTCTGCA ATCTCCAAGTCTGTTCAGGATAAAGGAAGTACTTCCACCTCAGAGCAGCCTGCTGATGGACAGACTGCAACCCAGCAGGTCCCCGAGGACATCTACAGCTACTACGAGCAGATGgataaagaagaggaggaggaggaagagactCAGACTGTGTCCTTTGAGATTCGCCAG GAGATGATTGAGGAGTTGCAGAAGCGATGTATTCAGCTGGAGTACCCCCTCCTGGCAGAGTACGACTTTCGCAATGACACGGTCAACCCAGACATCAACATCGACCTCAAGCCCACCGCTGTGCTGCGGCCCTACCAGGAAAAGAGCCTGCGCAAGGTGTTTGGAAATGGACGTGCTCGCTCTGGGGTCATCGTGCTGCCCTGCG GAGCTGGAAAGTCTCTGGTGGGTGTGACAGCAGCGTGCACGGTTCGTAAGCGCTGCCTGGTGTTAGGTAACTCCTCGGTGTCAGTGGAGCAGTGGAAGGCTCAGTTCAAGATGTGGTCCACGATCGATGACTCTCAGATCTGTCGCTTCACCTCGGACGCCAAAGACAAGCCCATCGGCTGCTCGGTGGCCATCAGCACCTACTCCATGCTGGGTCACACCACCAAACGCTCCTGGGAGGCAGAGAGGGTCATGGAGTGGATGAGGAGCCAGGAGTGGGGACTCATTATCCTGGATGAGGTGCACACTATCCCTG CCAGGATGTTTCGCCGTGTACTGACCATTGTCCAAGCACACTGCAAACTGGGGCTCACTGCCACACTGGTCAGAGAAGATGACAAGATTGTGGACCTCAACTTCCTCATTGGACCAAAGTTATTCGAGGCCAACTGGATGGAGCTGCAAAACAACGGCTACATTGCCAAAGTGCAGTGTGCAGAG GTGTGGTGCCCGATGTCTCCAGAGTTTTACAGAGAGTATGTGGCCATAAAGACAAAGAAGCGCATCCTTTTTTACACGATGAACCCCAACAAGTTTCGTGCTTGCCAGTTTCTCATTCGCTTCCACGAGCGGCGCAATGACAAGATTATTGTCTTTGCTGACAATGTGTTTGCCTTGAAGGAATACGCCATTCGCCTCAACAA GCCTTATATCTATGGGCCAACCTCACAAGGTGAACGCATGCAGATCTTACAGAACTTCAAACACAACCCCAAGATCAACACCATTTTCATCTCCAAG GTTGGAGACACCTCATTTGACTTGCCAGAAGCAAACGTTCTGATCCAGATCTCCTCCCACGGTGGATCACGCAGACAGGAGGCCCAGAGGCTTGGCAGAGTCTTACGAGCCAAGAAAG GAATGGTAGCAGAGGAGTACAATGCATACTTCTATTCACTGGTGTCCCAGGACACCCAGGAGATGGCTTATTCCACCAAGAGGCAGAGGTTCCTGGTGGACCAGGGCTACAGCTTTAAG gtgatcACAAAGCTAGCGGGAATGGAGGAAGAGGACTTAATGTTCTCCTCCAGAGATGACCAACAGCAGCTGCTTCAGAAGGTCCTTGCTGCTTCAGACCTGGATGCTGAGGAGGAAATTGTGGCCGGGGAGTTGGGGGCACGACCACAG TTCTCAAGGCGAACAGGCACCATGAGCTCCATGTCAGGTGCAGACGACACTGTTTACATGGAGTATCAAAGTCGAGGAAGCAAATCAGCTTTAGGCAAAGGCATTCATCCTCTGTTCAAGCGCTTCAGAAAGTAA